Proteins found in one Leptidea sinapis chromosome 23, ilLepSina1.1, whole genome shotgun sequence genomic segment:
- the LOC126971362 gene encoding putative leucine-rich repeat-containing protein DDB_G0290503 isoform X9 gives MEMSDISKVANQRRVTQNADQLREKFSRETAKIIKLKVAQDTAYWDLEQKLQQVQDKHERLQQNMVELQMQYENVSGQYQDELRWRPETLNKLNSTRAICDVLEDYCERLKQTLSSCKSDQGALSAAYQDTAQIVRDLKAKHKQAEDKSKQDVSILESKVQQSIEHNRQLMEMFEANKQQIERELKTASENLADRDSLIKELSNKLSESNTKYNTAQSEMFQKNECIITLQRQMEHMVQEISSQSDEIKKAFLNKEKELEEAMESNATLKTALRDKEQYAKTLSDQNGSLQDKLTELEQMYSIALNTVEDFKIALTDASNKEDNLNTLIATLTKEKQDLLDDMKKKDEDASNVHEKLNTIITTLTEEKQKLLADIKEKDELIKSQNDKIDNLTESLETRVKEISDTAIELASALQEVENLKSSTEKLQSEKLTLNEQLEALQNEFKAHRDSSEQESLELRNSLVEKDKELDSKTTVIMNLISELNSSTSAQNKIQSELVNCRMQLEAEIEKVKLGDAANKEKEEELSKQMSTICEMRSEMAQLQEHKARMQEKIDNIQKELTGRPPISVPVMQPEHDDNAVMLTPVSNKNTSKLRSPPLIKQQEKEAVTRRYEPQELENMLYNIFSDNSTDDSLHQVGQVKRRYAAISQGRQLPPPMTRPNGGAKRRSAVSSAQAEQAKKPAYSCDVQKSQEKNDFNDRKRFFKSRVIENKDKK, from the exons ATGGAAATGAGTGATATTAGCAAAGTTGCTAATCAAAGAAGAGTAACACAGAATGCTGATCAATTACGTGAAAAATTTTCACGCGAAACAGCGAAAATTATTAAGCTGAAG gtCGCGCAAGACACAGCCTATTGGGACCTGGAGCAGAAGTTGCAGCAGGTACAAGACAAACATGAGCGGCTGCAGCAGAACATGGTCGAGCTGCAGATGCAGTACGAGAACGTCTCCGGACAATACCAGGATGAGCTGCGCTGGCGGCCCGAAACACTCAATAA ACTAAATAGTACCCGAGCTATATGTGATGTGTTAGAGGACTACTGTGAGCGTCTCAAGCAGACGCTGTCCTCCTGCAAGAGTGACCAAGGAGCGCTCAGTGCGGCCTACCAGGACACCGCCCAAATCGTTCGAGATTTGAAAGCTAAACACAAACAAGCCGAAGACAAAAGTAAACAGGACGTTTCCATACTCGAAAGCAAAG TTCAACAGAGCATCGAACATAACAGACAGCTAATGGAAATGTTCGAGGCGAACAAACAGCAAATAGAAAGGGAGTTAAAAACTGCCTCCGAAAACTTGGCGGATAGAGATTCGCTTATCAAAGAGTTGAGCAACAAGCTTAGTGAGAGTAATACTAAATACAACACTGCTCAGAGTGAAATGTTCCAG aaaaacgaATGTATAATAACGCTTCAGAGGCAGATGGAGCACATGGTTCAAGAGATTTCCTCTCAGAGTGATGAGATTAAGAAGGCTTTTTTGAATAAAGAGAAAGA ACTTGAAGAAGCAATGGAGTCCAATGCTACTCTGAAGACAGCACTGAGGGATAAGGAGCAATACGCAAAGACTTTGAGCGACCAGAATGGCTCGTTGCAAGACAAGCTCACCGAGCTGGAACAAATGTATTCTATAGCGCTGAACACGGTGGAGGATTTCAAAATTGCACTAACG GATGCGTCCAACAAGGAAGATAATTTGAACACTCTCATAGCTACGCTCACGAAAGAGAAGCAAGATCTTCTAGatgatatgaaaaaaaaagatgag gATGCGTCTAACGTCCACGAGAAATTGAATACTATTATAACGACACTTACAGAAGAGAAACAGAAGCTTTTAGCAGACATTAAAGAAAAGGATGAG TTAATTAAATCACAAAATGATAAAATTGATAATCTTACTGAGAGTTTGGAAACACGAGTCAAAGAGATATCAGACACAGCAATAGAACTCGCTAGTGCTCTGCAAGAAGTCGAAAACCTGAAGTCTAGCACTGAAAAGCTACAATCTGAAAAACTAACCCTGAATGAACAGCTGGAGGCATTACAAAATGAGTTTAAAGCTCACAG AGATTCGTCTGAACAAGAATCCCTCGAACTAAGAAACAGTTTAGTAGAAAAAGACAAGGAGCTAGATTCAAAGACGACTGTGATAATGAATCTTATATCTGAACTGAACAGCAGTACATCTGCACAAAACAAAATTCAATCTGAATTAGTTAACTGCAGGATGCAGCTAGAGGCCGAGATAGAAAAAGTAAAACTTGGAGATGCTGCTAATAAG gaGAAAGAGGAAGAGCTCTCTAAACAAATGTCTACCATTTGCGAGATGAGAAGTGAAATG GCCCAATTACAAGAACATAAAGCGAGAATGCAGgaaaaaatagataatattcaGAAGGAACTAACTGGGCGACCCCCGATAAGTGTGCCAGTTATGCAGCCAGAACACGATGATAATGCAGTAATGTTGACACCTGTGTCCAACAAG AATACTTCTAAACTACGATCACCACCTTTAATTAAACAGCAAGAAAAAGAAGCCGTAACTCGTCGCTACGAGCCCCAAGAGTTGGAGAACATGTTGTACAACATATTTAGTGACAACAGTACTGACGACAGCTTACAT CAGGTGGGTCAGGTGAAACGTAGATACGCTGCGATATCCCAGGGTCGTCAGCTGCCACCTCCTATGACGCGGCCCAACGGTGGTGCCAAACGACGAAGTGCTGTGTCGAGCGCGCAGGCCGAGCAAGCTAAAAAGCCTGCCTACAGTTGCGAC gTTCAAAAGTCTCAAGAGAAAAATGATTTTAACGACAGAAAAAGATTCTTTAAGTCTAGAGTTATTGAGAATAAGGacaaaaagtaa
- the LOC126971362 gene encoding putative leucine-rich repeat-containing protein DDB_G0290503 isoform X7, with the protein MEMSDISKVANQRRVTQNADQLREKFSRETAKIIKLKVAQDTAYWDLEQKLQQVQDKHERLQQNMVELQMQYENVSGQYQDELRWRPETLNKLNSTRAICDVLEDYCERLKQTLSSCKSDQGALSAAYQDTAQIVRDLKAKHKQAEDKSKQDVSILESKVQQSIEHNRQLMEMFEANKQQIERELKTASENLADRDSLIKELSNKLSESNTKYNTAQSEMFQKNECIITLQRQMEHMVQEISSQSDEIKKAFLNKEKELEEAMESNATLKTALRDKEQYAKTLSDQNGSLQDKLTELEQMYSIALNTVEDFKIALTDASNKEDNLNTVIATLTKEKQDLLDDMKKKDEDASNVQEKLNTIITTLTEEKQKLLEDIKQKDELIKSQNDKIDNLTESLETRVKEISDTAIELASALQEVENLKSSTEKLQSEKLTLNEQLEALQNEFKAHRDSSEQESLELRNSLVEKDKELDSKTTVIMNLISELNSSTSAQNKIQSELVNCRMQLEAEIEKVKLGDAANKEKEEELSKQMSTICEMRSEMAQLQEHKARMQEKIDNIQKELTGRPPISVPVMQPEHDDNAVMLTPVSNKNTSKLRSPPLIKQQEKEAVTRRYEPQELENMLYNIFSDNSTDDSLHQVGQVKRRYAAISQGRQLPPPMTRPNGGAKRRSAVSSAQAEQAKKPAYSCDVQKSQEKNDFNDRKRFFKSRVIENKDKK; encoded by the exons ATGGAAATGAGTGATATTAGCAAAGTTGCTAATCAAAGAAGAGTAACACAGAATGCTGATCAATTACGTGAAAAATTTTCACGCGAAACAGCGAAAATTATTAAGCTGAAG gtCGCGCAAGACACAGCCTATTGGGACCTGGAGCAGAAGTTGCAGCAGGTACAAGACAAACATGAGCGGCTGCAGCAGAACATGGTCGAGCTGCAGATGCAGTACGAGAACGTCTCCGGACAATACCAGGATGAGCTGCGCTGGCGGCCCGAAACACTCAATAA ACTAAATAGTACCCGAGCTATATGTGATGTGTTAGAGGACTACTGTGAGCGTCTCAAGCAGACGCTGTCCTCCTGCAAGAGTGACCAAGGAGCGCTCAGTGCGGCCTACCAGGACACCGCCCAAATCGTTCGAGATTTGAAAGCTAAACACAAACAAGCCGAAGACAAAAGTAAACAGGACGTTTCCATACTCGAAAGCAAAG TTCAACAGAGCATCGAACATAACAGACAGCTAATGGAAATGTTCGAGGCGAACAAACAGCAAATAGAAAGGGAGTTAAAAACTGCCTCCGAAAACTTGGCGGATAGAGATTCGCTTATCAAAGAGTTGAGCAACAAGCTTAGTGAGAGTAATACTAAATACAACACTGCTCAGAGTGAAATGTTCCAG aaaaacgaATGTATAATAACGCTTCAGAGGCAGATGGAGCACATGGTTCAAGAGATTTCCTCTCAGAGTGATGAGATTAAGAAGGCTTTTTTGAATAAAGAGAAAGA ACTTGAAGAAGCAATGGAGTCCAATGCTACTCTGAAGACAGCACTGAGGGATAAGGAGCAATACGCAAAGACTTTGAGCGACCAGAATGGCTCGTTGCAAGACAAGCTCACCGAGCTGGAACAAATGTATTCTATAGCGCTGAACACGGTGGAGGATTTCAAAATTGCACTAACG gATGCGTCCAACAAGGAAGATAATTTGAACACTGTCATAGCTACGCTCACGAAAGAGAAGCAAGATCTTCTAGatgatatgaaaaaaaaagatgaa gATGCGTCTAACGTCCAAGAGAAATTGAATACTATTATAACGACACTTACAGAAGAGAAACAGAAGCTTTTAGAAGACATTAAACAAAAGGATGAG TTAATTAAATCACAAAATGATAAAATTGATAATCTTACTGAGAGTTTGGAAACACGAGTCAAAGAGATATCAGACACAGCAATAGAACTCGCTAGTGCTCTGCAAGAAGTCGAAAACCTGAAGTCTAGCACTGAAAAGCTACAATCTGAAAAACTAACCCTGAATGAACAGCTGGAGGCATTACAAAATGAGTTTAAAGCTCACAG AGATTCGTCTGAACAAGAATCCCTCGAACTAAGAAACAGTTTAGTAGAAAAAGACAAGGAGCTAGATTCAAAGACGACTGTGATAATGAATCTTATATCTGAACTGAACAGCAGTACATCTGCACAAAACAAAATTCAATCTGAATTAGTTAACTGCAGGATGCAGCTAGAGGCCGAGATAGAAAAAGTAAAACTTGGAGATGCTGCTAATAAG gaGAAAGAGGAAGAGCTCTCTAAACAAATGTCTACCATTTGCGAGATGAGAAGTGAAATG GCCCAATTACAAGAACATAAAGCGAGAATGCAGgaaaaaatagataatattcaGAAGGAACTAACTGGGCGACCCCCGATAAGTGTGCCAGTTATGCAGCCAGAACACGATGATAATGCAGTAATGTTGACACCTGTGTCCAACAAG AATACTTCTAAACTACGATCACCACCTTTAATTAAACAGCAAGAAAAAGAAGCCGTAACTCGTCGCTACGAGCCCCAAGAGTTGGAGAACATGTTGTACAACATATTTAGTGACAACAGTACTGACGACAGCTTACAT CAGGTGGGTCAGGTGAAACGTAGATACGCTGCGATATCCCAGGGTCGTCAGCTGCCACCTCCTATGACGCGGCCCAACGGTGGTGCCAAACGACGAAGTGCTGTGTCGAGCGCGCAGGCCGAGCAAGCTAAAAAGCCTGCCTACAGTTGCGAC gTTCAAAAGTCTCAAGAGAAAAATGATTTTAACGACAGAAAAAGATTCTTTAAGTCTAGAGTTATTGAGAATAAGGacaaaaagtaa
- the LOC126971362 gene encoding putative leucine-rich repeat-containing protein DDB_G0290503 isoform X8, with the protein MEMSDISKVANQRRVTQNADQLREKFSRETAKIIKLKVAQDTAYWDLEQKLQQVQDKHERLQQNMVELQMQYENVSGQYQDELRWRPETLNKLNSTRAICDVLEDYCERLKQTLSSCKSDQGALSAAYQDTAQIVRDLKAKHKQAEDKSKQDVSILESKVQQSIEHNRQLMEMFEANKQQIERELKTASENLADRDSLIKELSNKLSESNTKYNTAQSEMFQKNECIITLQRQMEHMVQEISSQSDEIKKAFLNKEKELEEAMESNATLKTALRDKEQYAKTLSDQNGSLQDKLTELEQMYSIALNTVEDFKIALTDASNKEDNLNTVIATLTKEKQDLLDDMKKKDEDASNVHEKLNTIITTLTEEKQKLLADIKEKDELIKSQNDKIDNLTESLETRVKEISDTAIELASALQEVENLKSSTEKLQSEKLTLNEQLEALQNEFKAHRDSSEQESLELRNSLVEKDKELDSKTTVIMNLISELNSSTSAQNKIQSELVNCRMQLEAEIEKVKLGDAANKEKEEELSKQMSTICEMRSEMAQLQEHKARMQEKIDNIQKELTGRPPISVPVMQPEHDDNAVMLTPVSNKNTSKLRSPPLIKQQEKEAVTRRYEPQELENMLYNIFSDNSTDDSLHQVGQVKRRYAAISQGRQLPPPMTRPNGGAKRRSAVSSAQAEQAKKPAYSCDVQKSQEKNDFNDRKRFFKSRVIENKDKK; encoded by the exons ATGGAAATGAGTGATATTAGCAAAGTTGCTAATCAAAGAAGAGTAACACAGAATGCTGATCAATTACGTGAAAAATTTTCACGCGAAACAGCGAAAATTATTAAGCTGAAG gtCGCGCAAGACACAGCCTATTGGGACCTGGAGCAGAAGTTGCAGCAGGTACAAGACAAACATGAGCGGCTGCAGCAGAACATGGTCGAGCTGCAGATGCAGTACGAGAACGTCTCCGGACAATACCAGGATGAGCTGCGCTGGCGGCCCGAAACACTCAATAA ACTAAATAGTACCCGAGCTATATGTGATGTGTTAGAGGACTACTGTGAGCGTCTCAAGCAGACGCTGTCCTCCTGCAAGAGTGACCAAGGAGCGCTCAGTGCGGCCTACCAGGACACCGCCCAAATCGTTCGAGATTTGAAAGCTAAACACAAACAAGCCGAAGACAAAAGTAAACAGGACGTTTCCATACTCGAAAGCAAAG TTCAACAGAGCATCGAACATAACAGACAGCTAATGGAAATGTTCGAGGCGAACAAACAGCAAATAGAAAGGGAGTTAAAAACTGCCTCCGAAAACTTGGCGGATAGAGATTCGCTTATCAAAGAGTTGAGCAACAAGCTTAGTGAGAGTAATACTAAATACAACACTGCTCAGAGTGAAATGTTCCAG aaaaacgaATGTATAATAACGCTTCAGAGGCAGATGGAGCACATGGTTCAAGAGATTTCCTCTCAGAGTGATGAGATTAAGAAGGCTTTTTTGAATAAAGAGAAAGA ACTTGAAGAAGCAATGGAGTCCAATGCTACTCTGAAGACAGCACTGAGGGATAAGGAGCAATACGCAAAGACTTTGAGCGACCAGAATGGCTCGTTGCAAGACAAGCTCACCGAGCTGGAACAAATGTATTCTATAGCGCTGAACACGGTGGAGGATTTCAAAATTGCACTAACG gATGCGTCCAACAAGGAAGATAATTTGAACACTGTCATAGCTACGCTCACGAAAGAGAAGCAAGATCTTCTAGatgatatgaaaaaaaaagatgaa gATGCGTCTAACGTCCACGAGAAATTGAATACTATTATAACGACACTTACAGAAGAGAAACAGAAGCTTTTAGCAGACATTAAAGAAAAGGATGAG TTAATTAAATCACAAAATGATAAAATTGATAATCTTACTGAGAGTTTGGAAACACGAGTCAAAGAGATATCAGACACAGCAATAGAACTCGCTAGTGCTCTGCAAGAAGTCGAAAACCTGAAGTCTAGCACTGAAAAGCTACAATCTGAAAAACTAACCCTGAATGAACAGCTGGAGGCATTACAAAATGAGTTTAAAGCTCACAG AGATTCGTCTGAACAAGAATCCCTCGAACTAAGAAACAGTTTAGTAGAAAAAGACAAGGAGCTAGATTCAAAGACGACTGTGATAATGAATCTTATATCTGAACTGAACAGCAGTACATCTGCACAAAACAAAATTCAATCTGAATTAGTTAACTGCAGGATGCAGCTAGAGGCCGAGATAGAAAAAGTAAAACTTGGAGATGCTGCTAATAAG gaGAAAGAGGAAGAGCTCTCTAAACAAATGTCTACCATTTGCGAGATGAGAAGTGAAATG GCCCAATTACAAGAACATAAAGCGAGAATGCAGgaaaaaatagataatattcaGAAGGAACTAACTGGGCGACCCCCGATAAGTGTGCCAGTTATGCAGCCAGAACACGATGATAATGCAGTAATGTTGACACCTGTGTCCAACAAG AATACTTCTAAACTACGATCACCACCTTTAATTAAACAGCAAGAAAAAGAAGCCGTAACTCGTCGCTACGAGCCCCAAGAGTTGGAGAACATGTTGTACAACATATTTAGTGACAACAGTACTGACGACAGCTTACAT CAGGTGGGTCAGGTGAAACGTAGATACGCTGCGATATCCCAGGGTCGTCAGCTGCCACCTCCTATGACGCGGCCCAACGGTGGTGCCAAACGACGAAGTGCTGTGTCGAGCGCGCAGGCCGAGCAAGCTAAAAAGCCTGCCTACAGTTGCGAC gTTCAAAAGTCTCAAGAGAAAAATGATTTTAACGACAGAAAAAGATTCTTTAAGTCTAGAGTTATTGAGAATAAGGacaaaaagtaa
- the LOC126971362 gene encoding putative leucine-rich repeat-containing protein DDB_G0290503 isoform X6, with product MEMSDISKVANQRRVTQNADQLREKFSRETAKIIKLKVAQDTAYWDLEQKLQQVQDKHERLQQNMVELQMQYENVSGQYQDELRWRPETLNKLNSTRAICDVLEDYCERLKQTLSSCKSDQGALSAAYQDTAQIVRDLKAKHKQAEDKSKQDVSILESKVQQSIEHNRQLMEMFEANKQQIERELKTASENLADRDSLIKELSNKLSESNTKYNTAQSEMFQKNECIITLQRQMEHMVQEISSQSDEIKKAFLNKEKELEEAMESNATLKTALRDKEQYAKTLSDQNGSLQDKLTELEQMYSIALNTVEDFKIALTDASNKEDNLNTVIATLTKEKQDLLDDMKKKDEDASNVQEKLNTIITTLTEEKQKLLEDIKQKDEDASNKEDNLNTLIATLTKEKQDLLDDMKKKDEDASNVHEKLNTIITTLTEEKQKLLADIKEKDELIKSQNDKIDNLTESLETRVKEISDTAIELASALQEVENLKSSTEKLQSEKLTLNEQLEALQNEFKAHRDSSEQESLELRNSLVEKDKELDSKTTVIMNLISELNSSTSAQNKIQSELVNCRMQLEAEIEKVKLGDAANKEKEEELSKQMSTICEMRSEMAQLQEHKARMQEKIDNIQKELTGRPPISVPVMQPEHDDNAVMLTPVSNKQVGQVKRRYAAISQGRQLPPPMTRPNGGAKRRSAVSSAQAEQAKKPAYSCDVQKSQEKNDFNDRKRFFKSRVIENKDKK from the exons ATGGAAATGAGTGATATTAGCAAAGTTGCTAATCAAAGAAGAGTAACACAGAATGCTGATCAATTACGTGAAAAATTTTCACGCGAAACAGCGAAAATTATTAAGCTGAAG gtCGCGCAAGACACAGCCTATTGGGACCTGGAGCAGAAGTTGCAGCAGGTACAAGACAAACATGAGCGGCTGCAGCAGAACATGGTCGAGCTGCAGATGCAGTACGAGAACGTCTCCGGACAATACCAGGATGAGCTGCGCTGGCGGCCCGAAACACTCAATAA ACTAAATAGTACCCGAGCTATATGTGATGTGTTAGAGGACTACTGTGAGCGTCTCAAGCAGACGCTGTCCTCCTGCAAGAGTGACCAAGGAGCGCTCAGTGCGGCCTACCAGGACACCGCCCAAATCGTTCGAGATTTGAAAGCTAAACACAAACAAGCCGAAGACAAAAGTAAACAGGACGTTTCCATACTCGAAAGCAAAG TTCAACAGAGCATCGAACATAACAGACAGCTAATGGAAATGTTCGAGGCGAACAAACAGCAAATAGAAAGGGAGTTAAAAACTGCCTCCGAAAACTTGGCGGATAGAGATTCGCTTATCAAAGAGTTGAGCAACAAGCTTAGTGAGAGTAATACTAAATACAACACTGCTCAGAGTGAAATGTTCCAG aaaaacgaATGTATAATAACGCTTCAGAGGCAGATGGAGCACATGGTTCAAGAGATTTCCTCTCAGAGTGATGAGATTAAGAAGGCTTTTTTGAATAAAGAGAAAGA ACTTGAAGAAGCAATGGAGTCCAATGCTACTCTGAAGACAGCACTGAGGGATAAGGAGCAATACGCAAAGACTTTGAGCGACCAGAATGGCTCGTTGCAAGACAAGCTCACCGAGCTGGAACAAATGTATTCTATAGCGCTGAACACGGTGGAGGATTTCAAAATTGCACTAACG gATGCGTCCAACAAGGAAGATAATTTGAACACTGTCATAGCTACGCTCACGAAAGAGAAGCAAGATCTTCTAGatgatatgaaaaaaaaagatgaa gATGCGTCTAACGTCCAAGAGAAATTGAATACTATTATAACGACACTTACAGAAGAGAAACAGAAGCTTTTAGAAGACATTAAACAAAAGGATGAG GATGCGTCCAACAAGGAAGATAATTTGAACACTCTCATAGCTACGCTCACGAAAGAGAAGCAAGATCTTCTAGatgatatgaaaaaaaaagatgag gATGCGTCTAACGTCCACGAGAAATTGAATACTATTATAACGACACTTACAGAAGAGAAACAGAAGCTTTTAGCAGACATTAAAGAAAAGGATGAG TTAATTAAATCACAAAATGATAAAATTGATAATCTTACTGAGAGTTTGGAAACACGAGTCAAAGAGATATCAGACACAGCAATAGAACTCGCTAGTGCTCTGCAAGAAGTCGAAAACCTGAAGTCTAGCACTGAAAAGCTACAATCTGAAAAACTAACCCTGAATGAACAGCTGGAGGCATTACAAAATGAGTTTAAAGCTCACAG AGATTCGTCTGAACAAGAATCCCTCGAACTAAGAAACAGTTTAGTAGAAAAAGACAAGGAGCTAGATTCAAAGACGACTGTGATAATGAATCTTATATCTGAACTGAACAGCAGTACATCTGCACAAAACAAAATTCAATCTGAATTAGTTAACTGCAGGATGCAGCTAGAGGCCGAGATAGAAAAAGTAAAACTTGGAGATGCTGCTAATAAG gaGAAAGAGGAAGAGCTCTCTAAACAAATGTCTACCATTTGCGAGATGAGAAGTGAAATG GCCCAATTACAAGAACATAAAGCGAGAATGCAGgaaaaaatagataatattcaGAAGGAACTAACTGGGCGACCCCCGATAAGTGTGCCAGTTATGCAGCCAGAACACGATGATAATGCAGTAATGTTGACACCTGTGTCCAACAAG CAGGTGGGTCAGGTGAAACGTAGATACGCTGCGATATCCCAGGGTCGTCAGCTGCCACCTCCTATGACGCGGCCCAACGGTGGTGCCAAACGACGAAGTGCTGTGTCGAGCGCGCAGGCCGAGCAAGCTAAAAAGCCTGCCTACAGTTGCGAC gTTCAAAAGTCTCAAGAGAAAAATGATTTTAACGACAGAAAAAGATTCTTTAAGTCTAGAGTTATTGAGAATAAGGacaaaaagtaa